Proteins encoded within one genomic window of Streptomyces caniferus:
- a CDS encoding replication-relaxation family protein, whose amino-acid sequence MPRPRFLDPTDRGLSQLGQEILPVLYRHRLLTASQLTQLLRPAATSTRYVRRQLEVLHGRGMVDASVRRTSRAGELLWYTTALGCEVVETGGELVPRPYRMTEDAAASQLQEHTLAVNELGLAFVQHARRLGDECGPLDWDPEVAHRVRDGDNRLGDEAVLVPDAVLRYIHTTPAGDGGQQRMLLTFFCEIDRATMSIARLAAKLHAYARYARYVPQPAPGRGRPKAAGGYRREAWRARYPSFPRVLLVLDGASRRQLAKRADDLRALAAADTRLQPAAADLQAAVTTLEQLRVHGPFAPIVTPVLGDTEPTDVLLRPSAAATSVA is encoded by the coding sequence ATGCCACGCCCACGTTTTCTGGACCCCACGGACCGTGGTCTGTCCCAGCTCGGGCAGGAGATCCTGCCCGTCCTCTACCGCCACCGGCTGCTGACCGCCAGCCAGCTCACCCAGCTCCTGCGCCCGGCCGCCACCTCCACCCGCTACGTCCGCCGGCAGCTGGAGGTGCTCCACGGCCGCGGCATGGTCGACGCGTCGGTCCGCCGCACCAGCCGCGCCGGCGAACTCCTGTGGTACACCACCGCGCTGGGCTGCGAGGTCGTCGAGACCGGTGGAGAGCTCGTACCGCGGCCCTACCGCATGACCGAGGACGCGGCTGCCAGTCAGCTTCAGGAGCACACGCTCGCCGTCAACGAGCTGGGCCTCGCGTTCGTGCAGCACGCCCGGCGCCTGGGAGATGAGTGCGGCCCGCTCGACTGGGACCCCGAAGTCGCCCACCGCGTCCGCGACGGTGACAACCGCCTGGGCGACGAGGCGGTCCTGGTGCCCGATGCCGTGCTCCGCTACATCCACACCACCCCCGCCGGCGACGGCGGACAGCAGCGGATGCTGCTGACGTTCTTCTGCGAGATCGACCGCGCCACGATGAGCATCGCTCGCCTGGCCGCGAAGCTGCACGCCTACGCCCGCTACGCCCGCTACGTCCCCCAGCCGGCCCCGGGCCGCGGCCGGCCGAAGGCCGCAGGCGGGTACCGGCGGGAGGCATGGCGCGCCCGCTACCCGTCCTTCCCCCGGGTCCTGCTCGTGCTGGACGGCGCCTCACGGCGCCAGCTGGCAAAGCGGGCCGACGATCTGCGGGCCCTGGCGGCCGCGGACACCCGTCTACAGCCGGCCGCCGCAGACTTGCAGGCCGCAGTGACCACCCTCGAACAACTCCGCGTTCATGGGCCGTTCGCGCCGATCGTCACGCCGGTCCTCGGCGATACCGAGCCGACCGACGTCCTGCTGCGCCCATCTGCCGCCGCCACGTCCGTGGCCTGA